In one window of Temnothorax longispinosus isolate EJ_2023e chromosome 11, Tlon_JGU_v1, whole genome shotgun sequence DNA:
- the Aay gene encoding phosphoserine phosphatase isoform X1, with protein sequence MKNTILPSSFLFSNYRSTVLKMTSLENIKNIWKTADAVTFDVDSTVITEEAIDELANFCGKGEEITKLTKRAMQGDMTFQQSLSVRLGIINPSLTQVRQFLNTHQPKFTPGIKDLVSALQARGKEVFLVSGGFRCLITPIAAQLNIPPENIYANRLKFFFTGEYAGFDESQPTSKSGGKGEVIRLIKKEKGFKIVVHVGDGSTDLEASPPADAFIGFGGNVVRENVKSRAEWFVTNFDDLIKCL encoded by the exons ATGAAAAATACAATCCTGCCTTCTAGTTTCCTTTTCTCAAATTACAGATCGACCGTTCtgaaa ATGACAAGCCTggagaatataaaaaacatatggAAAACTGCGGACGCTGTAACGTTCGATGTGGATTCCACGGTCATAACGGAGGAAGCTATCGACGAGCTCGCTAATTTCTGTGGGAAGGGAGAGGAAATCACTAAGTT gacAAAGCGGGCTATGCAAGGTGATATGACGTTTCAGCAATCATTATCGGTAAGACTTGGGATCATAAATCCAAGTTTGACGCAAGTGAGACAGTTCCTGAATACGCATCAACCAAAATTTACCCCTGGCATCAA aGACCTGGTGTCCGCTTTACAAGCTCGTGGGAAGGAAGTGTTTCTCGTTTCCGGCGGTTTCCGCTGTCTCATCACACCGATCGCTGCGCAACTTAACATCCCACCTGAGAATATTTATGCCaacagattaaaattttttttcacgg GGGAATACGCTGGGTTCGACGAGTCTCAGCCGACTTCTAAGAGCGGTGGCAAAGGAGAAGTTATACgtcttataaaaaaagaaaaaggctTTAAAATCGTCGTACATGTCGGCGACGGCTCAACAGATTTAGAAGCCTCACCACCAGCGGATGCATTTATAG gaTTCGGTGGAAATGTAGTTAGGGAAAACGTAAAGTCACGCGCGGAATGGTTCGTCACAAACTTTGATGATctcataaaatgtttatag
- the Aay gene encoding phosphoserine phosphatase isoform X2 codes for MTSLENIKNIWKTADAVTFDVDSTVITEEAIDELANFCGKGEEITKLTKRAMQGDMTFQQSLSVRLGIINPSLTQVRQFLNTHQPKFTPGIKDLVSALQARGKEVFLVSGGFRCLITPIAAQLNIPPENIYANRLKFFFTGEYAGFDESQPTSKSGGKGEVIRLIKKEKGFKIVVHVGDGSTDLEASPPADAFIGFGGNVVRENVKSRAEWFVTNFDDLIKCL; via the exons ATGACAAGCCTggagaatataaaaaacatatggAAAACTGCGGACGCTGTAACGTTCGATGTGGATTCCACGGTCATAACGGAGGAAGCTATCGACGAGCTCGCTAATTTCTGTGGGAAGGGAGAGGAAATCACTAAGTT gacAAAGCGGGCTATGCAAGGTGATATGACGTTTCAGCAATCATTATCGGTAAGACTTGGGATCATAAATCCAAGTTTGACGCAAGTGAGACAGTTCCTGAATACGCATCAACCAAAATTTACCCCTGGCATCAA aGACCTGGTGTCCGCTTTACAAGCTCGTGGGAAGGAAGTGTTTCTCGTTTCCGGCGGTTTCCGCTGTCTCATCACACCGATCGCTGCGCAACTTAACATCCCACCTGAGAATATTTATGCCaacagattaaaattttttttcacgg GGGAATACGCTGGGTTCGACGAGTCTCAGCCGACTTCTAAGAGCGGTGGCAAAGGAGAAGTTATACgtcttataaaaaaagaaaaaggctTTAAAATCGTCGTACATGTCGGCGACGGCTCAACAGATTTAGAAGCCTCACCACCAGCGGATGCATTTATAG gaTTCGGTGGAAATGTAGTTAGGGAAAACGTAAAGTCACGCGCGGAATGGTTCGTCACAAACTTTGATGATctcataaaatgtttatag